TATTGATCAATCCCAATCTTCATTCAAACAATCATGATACTGATTCTaaaaatcacaatcacaatttttTACTCTTTGGACCCCTTTCACATTTCCAGGGTTCTCAGTGGAAGTCATAGATGGGTAAACTTTTATATTGTGAACGAAAACTACAACAAATACAACTTGGGTGTTCCCATTTGCCCCAatggcaaaagaaaagaaaaaatcataacgtttctgaaaaaaaaaaagcaacaaaaagccGGTAAAATGGCAAGATTTATTatgttaataactgtggaaacgTATGATCACAATTTGTCAAAGGGTCCAACACTCCTGCTGCTAAATATAGAGCCCCATGGCAAAAGAAGTCATATTTTATCTGAGTTTGAGTACATGTGATAGTATAAATTGGTTACATGCAATAACACAGCACAACCAGtccgattcacaaacaaatgactcttatgaactggttcttttaatccaatcaaaaaacaaaacactgctaACAGCATAATCCCATTAACGAACAAACAGTTGGATTGATCTAccatatttaataattcaaaaacacttttaattcaACTGACAAACAAatagtaaatttaaattttacttcaGCTGGTATACACAGAGCAGTTTTGATTGTGTTGATTGCATTTGTAAGAAATTTAAGAGATATAATCCTTGATTTTAGAAAAATATGATGTATAGGATTATGAAAAAAGCTTTGATTATATCTGTTAAACAGTAATTGAATTACATAGTTTGTGCTCTGTTgctagtttttaaaattaatatattttatgtaccaAATTAGAAGGTTCATTGTATAATTCATAGCATTAATATATGAAGAATTTCTCAAATATGCAAGCAAATTAATGTTTATAACTGAAATATGCCCAAATGAATCAGAATTTAAAGTATTCATCAATTCATCCTCGTATTcatcaatataatgcattaaacGACAATGTTTCTACCTAACATAACCCAAACACCCAGTAGATGTTATTTTACAAACACAATCTGTAAAGTCTTGAGTCCCAATATGAAAATCTATCCCTGTACATGCAAATCTGATCTGAAGGTGAAAGTTGAGCTGCAGAGATTCTCAGTGAATTCCCTACATTACCTCTCCAACATAACTTTACATAGCTCTAGGGCTCCTAAAAGGTGAGAGATGCCCCTACAGATAACACAGCCACATTCATTGCACACACACTGGACAAATGTCTAAGGATCTGTTTTAGACTGGGATTCTCATCAGGGGCCAAGTTACTGGGCACAAATGTATAAAAAGGGTTTGAGGGGTGTGTTCAGCTGCGTCCAATGGAAAATTCTTGGATTCAAGCCATGTGAGGTACAcagggacagagagaaagaaaggaagataTAGCAGAAAGTAACCAGCAGAAAGTTCtagctcattttatttttagtcaatCTGTGTTTTGTGGTGTTAATGATTCATGTTGAGGGGACAGAAATAGGGAAAACAGAAGGTGTTTCCGCCACCTTGGCCACACTCCAGTAACCCTGCAGTGGATTAGCTTAATACAGGCAAGAGGCTGGAAAAAAGCAGACAGAAAACAGACAAAGAAAGAGTACAGGAGAAATATAATTTACCGTACAATCAACAGCAGTGAATGAGACAGAAAGTGTAAGAGTATTAGAAATTCAGTTAGGGAGGAAGACTTAATTTGACAGTAAACCGAGGAGGTGCTGACTTTGGACAATTAAGTCCAGACAAACATAACCTCCCCTCAGAGGCGAACACAGACAAGTCTCTGTTGTTGTCACCATCAATGATGGCATATGACTGAGACATCCACTTCAAGAGGCGGTGTCACAGGGAACATCTACTTTGAACCAGACTTGTTCTCATTTAACTGAGAAGCACTTTATCAGTGAACTCCCGCAGGAAGAACCCCGAAACGGTATAAGAGGTCGAGTGCTGGATGGACAACAGTGTGGAGACAGTGCTTCCATAACTCTTCTTTGGGATGCATTTTGAATTGCAACGAATGTAATCTGCTTTCTCTTTTTACCAGGACTAAGGGCACCACATTTATTAACAAACGTTTTGTTTTTCGTTAACTTTGCTAAGCTCCTGCCCTTCAACTTTTGGACTCTTACAATTGAAATGGAAggaacttttttttatggaagtgTGCTTAAAATAAGAGGTGTGCACTTGAACAATGCCTCCTCTTTCAGAATGAGGACTGTCATCTGATTTGGAATGCTGATATATCCGATAAGCACGCATATCTGAGCTAGAGGGTCAGTGTTGCACATCAGCAGGAGTGAGAGAGAGCTTTTCTTCGGTGTACTAAGCCTCATCAACTTACCTGCAGACAGGAgaacgagagagagggagaaggaaGAGCAAAGGAAAAGGGAACATCCAGTTCTAGACACAAACAAGTTTGCAAAACATGAGCTAAAGGGATTTAGGTTCCGTGAGGACATTGGTTCGGTGCCAGTTTCAGGATCGCTACAAAGACTGAAAACATCCCAGGGTGAGGTCAGGatagcagatgtgtgtgtgtcctaaaaaaaagaaagaagacagACCTATAAAGACATAATTGAAGAGACAAGAAAAGATGcctgaaaacaaacagacaatccAGCGGACTGGAAGCTATCTTTCTCAATCTGCTTACAGGAAGATAAAAAGGGTGCTGAGCTTCAGAAGACGTGAGTATTAAATATTAGGCAGGGAGAgcgcacaccatcacacacagaGGTAGATTTTGGTGCATTGCAGCTGCAGCGTGCATTAATCTTAAAGCCGCTTTTTAACAgaacattattattcttttatgcaACTGTCCTATTTCTGCAGACTCAACAGGATCTTCATTTTATGCTTTTGCGGATAACTGCATTTATAGCAAGTGCTCTCACTATTTCAGCACATCGCAGTTAACAAAATTAGGTAACTAAGGAGCTAAACGGGGTCTGACACTGACAGCTCTATACCTGTATCACAGGTGTATTTGGTCAAAGGTTGGAGGAGACAGTCCTGTACGAGAGGAGGTATGGGGATCACATGGCTCCTTTGGTGGTGGAGCAGTGTGTTGATTTCATCCGAGAGCAGGGGCTCACCGAGGTGGGACTCTTCAGGCAGCCACACCAGTCAAACACCTACAAAAAACCTACAATAATCTTTAGAAACCAGTCTAAACAAACTTAAGACAATTAAGATAATGAACATAAGTAGAATAAATGTACAGCAGAGCAGTCGAAATCAGCATAATGTAcatatttgcaattatttgtcTTCACCAGGCataacaccaaaaaataaatcaacacactaaatttaaaacaaaacattccaaAATTACAACTCAATAAATCAATTTTAAGTGAGGTAGCTCCAATTCAGTTTCTGAATTTTAACTGAGGTAGCAAACGTAATACAGAATTCAGATTttgaatttaaaggggtcctattatgctttttcactagtctgtaatgttgctgtttgagtataaaaaagatctgcaaagttacaaagtccacttcaaaaggagatattttatttaacagaattcacttttcaaaaactacaacgaacgaatCGTTTTACTACAACGCATCTTTTCctggatttgtgatatcacaaatactgacgaatgggacgagacctggttgagctgcactagagaaggcaacgtgtgttatcactatgtcggacaCACGCTAGTTTTCCCAAGGCAGAAAAACTTAAGAGTGGTTTCAATCATCGGGGTTAAATCatgcgctcaaattgatttgatatagacgcaatatttacactgaagctcacaaaCCGCTATGGTGACATTTCCCGATCAGGCGCCGAGTGGTGCCAATctcaacacacactggcccagctaaccaatcaaagcacatatcgtatttcagaaggcgggccttcagtTGATAAaggaactattcgagccattcatgccagactaGGGAGAgtggtgttgtaataatgtaaaatatgtgaaaaagaatgtgtttttcgaacaacctagtatgagaacctgttctagtacacccccaaaacaaaatcaagactttataaaagagcataataggacccctttaagtaagTATCAGAATTTCATATAACTGCAGTAAGCTGGAAATAACTAGGAAACTTTTATACATGGTCAACggtgctatataatatatatattattagacacAAGAAGGAGGGACtgatttagtgtgtgtgtactggtattccctacattatgaggaccaaatgtccccacaagtatagtaatatCAGTAAAATGacaaagttttgtgtgaggggtagggttagggttagggtaagggaattacaatatttacaatattaaaaaaacaaaaacaatcaaaccaatgtaatcaaaacaaaatgaaaacaataccatttttcagatataaagacataaatacaaataaaaaatcaataaaaaaaattatatccaaaaaataatttaaccacAAATACTTGTGTGTGAATTTACTCCCGTAGTGAATACATGTTTGCTCTCCCAGCAGCACAGATGTCCACACAGTAGCATCTTTGCTAAAGCTATACCTCAGGGAGCTGCCTGAACCTTTGGTGCCATTTTCCCGCTATGAAGAGTTTCTTGTATGTGGCAAAATAAtcccacaaaaacaaacaaaaaatataataataccatTACATTCTGGTCATTTAggcttacaaaattaaacaagaaatttGTTAATATGATTACATTCTGGTCATTTAGGAACCAATAATAATCTTTTCTCTTATAATCTCATCCTGTACTTCAGGGTTTGCAAGATTTGAGGAGTCTCCTTTATGAGCTACCTGTTGCAAACTTCAACCTCCTGAAATACATTTGCCAGTAAGACTGAAGTCATTTTTATTCAAAGATTTAGGGGTTAGGTTTTCTATATCTAGACATTGGCATTTGGAGCGTTAGCCTAATGTGCAATGATGTGTCTAGTCTTAAAAGTATAACATGGCTCACATCAGATAACAAGGCTATGACACATCTCGGTTCCAGATTCTTAAATGATGTGCAGTCATACTCCAATGTCAACAAGATGAGTATCCAGAACTTGGCAACTGTTTTTGGGCCAAATATACTAAGGCCTAAAGCTGAGGACCCAGAAAGTATCATTGGAGGTGAGAAATATTTAGGTCTCCATAAAAAGGGTTTGTGGCTAATCCAGGTAAAGTCCTGGCTTCAACTGAGATTTAGATAGCTCTAAAATTTAGTGTATGTACTCCTGTTTTGAGGTCATATGAAACTGTTTGCCTTAAATCTGACGGACATGCACTTACTCATTCCTCTCTCCTTTACTAGGGGCAGCAGTTGTGCAACATCTAATGTCTGAACTGATCCGTGAGCACAGCTTGCTCTTCTCCCGAGAGAACTGCAACACTCCTGAAACATCTTTACAAGCCGCCCACCCCATACAAAGACACAGTAACCTTGTGGAATGGGTGCACGAACCACCTGCCCACCTGAGGGAACCTCTGTTGAGCAAAGATCACATGGTCCTTCCAGATCAGACTGTTGCCTGTCCACATAAACACTCTTTACCACTAAACACAGAGAGGAGAGGGTCTTTTCAAAGCCCTTGTGATAAAAACATTACCCATTTATCAGAGACGGAGCAACAACTTCAAGAAAACTCTACACCAACCAGCTCTGCTCTGATTTATGACAACTACAGTCAGAACAGCCCACAAGAATCTCTCCATACAAGACATGTACATACACCCTCAACCCCACTACCTGCCACTACTGCCTGCTCTTCTTTGAGCAAAGAACTGGAAGCTGGAGTTCAAATATGTATGCAGTCAAGGAGCTGGCCTGACATTGAAGAACCCAGCTGTGGACCAGAAAAAACCTTAGAGGAAAGTGGAGGCAGCAGTGAAGCCCAGGATAGTACCTTATCTGTCTATGACAACATAGCTACTGAGGAGCAGGGGGACCAATATATAGAAGAGAGGGAGGCAAAAGGTACTACCAGTGTGGCTGAGAGCAACAGCTCTTGGTCCTCCAGTGAGATCGTGCCTTTGGATGGGGGCAGTGGGAGTGGTGGAACTGCAAGCCCTTGCAATGTCTCCCCAAGACAGTTCCCCTCTTTCAGGATGGACTCTAGAATGGAAGAATTTCGTCCCAACTCCCCTGCCTCATCCTCTGCTCCTACAGATGCGCCTTTAAGCACTGGCAGCAGCGAAGTCTTTTTGCCAAATGCTCCCCAAGAGCCCCTGGTCTTTCCAGCTTCCCACGCAATGCAGTGCGTTGTTGCAGGGCTTCATCAACAGATGACCAGACAAAAGGCAGAGTACGAGGCAAATATCAACAGGTAAGATCACTTCATCAGTAGTCTTGGAACCTGACAACAGGGATTACAAAAACAAGGaagttgtaaaaacaaaatggacTGCAGATGTAGGCAACATTAGTCCTAGAGTGCCTATGTCCTGCAGCGTTTAGTCCCGTCTTGCCTGTAGCCTTAGTgattctgaagaccttgattagcttgtgtGTTTGGAAATAAATTCAGCAAAACACCAAATAGAAAAATCACTCAACAACAAACGATCCCAATAAATCAGAACTCAAAAACTACAGTAACACGTGTTGCAGCAGTATTGGATCTGAATGGTGCAGAGCGGTAGCTCTCCAGTAGCAGGATTGGCTAACCCTGCATTAATACAGTCTTACCCAACCCTGTTCCTAACACCAATAGTACACATTCTGTAACCTTACTTTTCAGGTCTAAGTCTCTAACAAGccaatgagttgaatcaggtgtgtttgattagcaaGAGTTTGAAAATTTACAATGTTGGTGCAGTGTtcagggttgagaaacactggaTTGATAAATAAGCGTACCTTAACACAGTATGTTTATCCCATTCTCTGTCTCCAGGTTGGAGCAGAGAAACAAGGTACTTCAGGGGGAAGTTGCAGGGCTGCGCTCAACTCTGGAGCAGCAGCGGCGCTGGGTCAGTGTGGCTGAGATCAAGATGAGAAATGTAGAGCGAGCCCGTGCTGATGCTGATAGACGGAACACCACTCTGCAACAGGAAATGGAGCagttcttcgaaacatttggcgAGCTTAACACAGAGGCCCGGAAAACCAGTCGCATTGTTCAAAGTTTTTGAAACAATCATGTGCTTTGCTACAAGACCAACCTCAGTAGCATATTAAGATTTCATTGTTTAAAAGCAGTGTTTTTCAACTCTGGTCATGGCATTACCCCCAATAGCATATATTTTTGATGTCTTTCTTATCTGATACCTCCATTCCAAGTCTGGGTGTTTCAACCAacaagctgatgagttgaattagTAAGACATAAAACATGTTCAGTACTACAAGTACTCCAAGACCAGGGTTGAGAAACAGCTATATTAAAGtaatgtctgtaaaaaaaaaaaataaaaacaggagtCTTTTTCAGGGCTGTAGAAATGAGGATGCATTCCTGAGGGAAACCATTGCCCCACTTTCAAGTACAGTTCTGTTGCCTAAACGACTGTGCAGACCAGCATGTTCAAAATAATACTAAAGGCAATTTTCTGCCATTTAAGTGATCAAAGACAATGGAATGACCCAAAGTAGGATAAAATTTCATGTCTAGTAAGCATGGATGCCATATTTGAGAAAAGAGACTGTAATGAAAACTAGGCCCTAGGGATGCTCTTAATATAAATGAGCTCAAACTTAAAAAGTCTCTGCCCTGACTGAGGGTcactgtacattttatttaattgggACCTGTGTAGGTAACACAAGACACAGTCATACCTTGTACACAAACTGTTCATACACTGAATGCATTTGTACCATATGAAATAAAGCGTAAAACAGACAGTACTTTGAGCTTTTTATTTGGCCAGTTGTAACagatgctctttttttcttttcacagagAAAAGAAGTCTCACTCTGTTATTGTAGATGGAGGATAATTTAAGGTTTTGCATACGTTTCAGACAGGTTTGTGATTTGGGTAATTCC
This window of the Cyprinus carpio isolate SPL01 chromosome A21, ASM1834038v1, whole genome shotgun sequence genome carries:
- the si:ch211-247j9.1 gene encoding LOW QUALITY PROTEIN: rho GTPase-activating protein 24 (The sequence of the model RefSeq protein was modified relative to this genomic sequence to represent the inferred CDS: substituted 2 bases at 2 genomic stop codons); this encodes MGLTCFKSWKYNSAAQKGGNRDVLVSPGSYFFLSNSCGQGEEWLKSLNKGIWIPFTGVFGQRLEETVLYERRYGDHMAPLVVEQCVDFIREQGLTEVGLFRQPHQSNTYKKPTIIFRNQSKQTXDNXDNEHNSTDVHTVASLLKLYLRELPEPLVPFSRYEEFLVCGKIIPQKQTKGLQDLRSLLYELPVANFNLLKYICQFLNDVQSYSNVNKMSIQNLATVFGPNILRPKAEDPESIIGGAAVVQHLMSELIREHSLLFSRENCNTPETSLQAAHPIQRHSNLVEWVHEPPAHLREPLLSKDHMVLPDQTVACPHKHSLPLNTERRGSFQSPCDKNITHLSETEQQLQENSTPTSSALIYDNYSQNSPQESLHTRHVHTPSTPLPATTACSSLSKELEAGVQICMQSRSWPDIEEPSCGPEKTLEESGGSSEAQDSTLSVYDNIATEEQGDQYIEEREAKGTTSVAESNSSWSSSEIVPLDGGSGSGGTASPCNVSPRQFPSFRMDSRMEEFRPNSPASSSAPTDAPLSTGSSEVFLPNAPQEPLVFPASHAMQCVVAGLHQQMTRQKAEYEANINRLEQRNKVLQGEVAGLRSTLEQQRRWVSVAEIKMRNVERARADADRRNTTLQQEMEQFFETFGELNTEARKTSRIVQSF